The genomic stretch TTACCAAATCTGCCAATTTTAACACCTGCTTTATCAAATAAAGTTGTAATTTCCCCTGCGAGAATTCCTGCCCCCTTAATATTACTATAAGATTGCGTCTGAACAATTTTGCAACAACAGCATAATATATGGCCATTCTACCACTACAATACAATTCTACATTTTTCGATTTAACCTTACACAAAGTACTGATAAACGTTTTTATACGTGCTATTCTTCCAGAAACTATTTGTGCATTTGCATTGTATTTATCTATGAATTTTTGACTATTTCCAGATACATCGCCGACCAGATATTTTATGGTCTCCTCATTCTTGGCATATACATCTGACTGATAGCCTATCTTATTGCTAAAGTATCCTAATCCGACACAAATAGTATCAACATATTCTTTTCCCATAATTACATATTCCGGAGCATACCCGTTCACTTTCCGGCAGCCTATAAAGCATAAAATAGCCTTTAAAAGCACAATTTTATATCCGTTCATCCCCTAAAAGGATGAAAAAATGGATAACCAGACATTAAAATCTCGATTTTTCCGGAGCATATCCGTCCACCTCCGAGAATTGCAGGTTGTAGCACCTTTTTTCCGGAGCATACCCGTTCACTTTAGACGTATGCCTTCAGATTTTCCGGAGTATATCCGTTCAATCGTGCATAGAATTGTCTGCGTATATCTTCGTTTCCGGAGCATATCCGTTCATTCTTTCTCCGGTTTCAGTTTCCTTTGTGCTGATAAATTTATACGCAACAGCACAGTCATGGCAGGAACAACAAAGGATATGAGTCTGATAAAACAAGTACTCCAGCTCAAGCAGGCCGGAGAATCCAACCGCGGTATAAGCCGCAAGTTACCGATTGACAAGGAAACCGTCAACGGTTATGTGAATACAGTAAAAGCCAACGGATGGAACATCAGCGACCTCCTTGAGATTGACGATCCCGAGTTGGAACGGATGTTCCATGCCGGTTCTCCGGCATATACGGACAGGAGAATGGAAGAGTTCCTGATCCTGCTCCCTAGATACAAGGAACTGCTGGCGGATCCCAAATCCCATGTAAGCCGTCAGGTCCTGTTCGATGAATACCGTGCGACTCATCCCGACGGTTACGGCAAGTCACAGTTCTATTATCATCTGAAGCAGAATCTCGTTGCGAAGAAGGATGTTACAGCCGTACTTGCCAACACCTACAGACCGGGTGAGAAACTCATGGTGGACTTTGCCGGTGACAAGCTCAGTTATGTGGATGCCGCAACCGGAGAAATTATCAAGGTGGAGGTGTTTGTCGCCTGCCTGCCTTACAGCGACTATACCTATGTGATATGTGTACCTTCGCAGAAGACGGAGGACTTCCTGTATGCCATAAGGATGTGCCTGGAACATCTGGGCGGTGTACCACCCATACTGACTCCTGACAATCTCAAATCAGCGGTAATCAGCAATGACCGGCATGAGCCGAAGCTGAACAAGGCTCTTGAGGACATGGGCAACTACTACCATTTTGTAGTGCTGCCATGTGACCCGGCATCGCCGACACAGAAGGCTCTGGTAGAAGACTCCGTAAGAATTACATATAACCGTATTTATGCCAGATTGCGTAACTGCATCTTTCATTCACTCATGGAACTGAACCGTGCCGTATGGAAGCTGATGGAAAGGCACAACCGAACCCGTATGCAGAAGCGTCCCTACAGCCGTGAGGAGCGTTTTCATGCCAAGGAGAAGGAGCTGCTGAAACCCTTGAAACCGGAACCCTATGAAATGCGCCTGTATGCCGATCTGAAAGTACAGGCAAACTGCCATGTGGAGCTGAGACAGGACAAGGTGACCCATTTTTACTCCGTCCCCTATATCCATGTAGGAAAACAGGCAAGAGTAGTCTTTACCCGTTCATGGGTCAAGGCCTAT from Butyricimonas virosa encodes the following:
- the istA gene encoding IS21 family transposase: MDNQTLKSRFFRSISVHLRELQVVAPFFRSIPVHFRRMPSDFPEYIRSIVHRIVCVYLRFRSISVHSFSGFSFLCADKFIRNSTVMAGTTKDMSLIKQVLQLKQAGESNRGISRKLPIDKETVNGYVNTVKANGWNISDLLEIDDPELERMFHAGSPAYTDRRMEEFLILLPRYKELLADPKSHVSRQVLFDEYRATHPDGYGKSQFYYHLKQNLVAKKDVTAVLANTYRPGEKLMVDFAGDKLSYVDAATGEIIKVEVFVACLPYSDYTYVICVPSQKTEDFLYAIRMCLEHLGGVPPILTPDNLKSAVISNDRHEPKLNKALEDMGNYYHFVVLPCDPASPTQKALVEDSVRITYNRIYARLRNCIFHSLMELNRAVWKLMERHNRTRMQKRPYSREERFHAKEKELLKPLKPEPYEMRLYADLKVQANCHVELRQDKVTHFYSVPYIHVGKQARVVFTRSWVKAYVEQKLVASHIRSHTYGYTTVREHLASSCRVIMERSAAYYVEKAKDISPDCHEYVKRIFDPKRTTQPEEVYYKLCNSIVSLRRKYDLATFDLTCRQCMEYGIYSYSKFEAILRRNGMNASADETVIFHAPTPSNHGNMRGKSYFTGNDMNK